In Candidatus Hydrogenedentota bacterium, a single window of DNA contains:
- a CDS encoding ABC transporter permease yields MRNTWAVCKREFAAYFLTPAGYVVTGIFAVVVGLGFRAMFLDYARMSQAPTDYGFTSVPDFEEFFLHPYLVFAGMMIVFLTPLITMRLMAEERHRGTAEQLFTLPLRDSEIVFGKYLAALAMLGVMMTVVGIHLVIVERYVAIEPVVLACGLAGVFLMGAAFLSLGFFISCLAQTQITAAAFSFGLTMVLFFAGNIAEDLPEPRDIAAAGAGPLQPLLIGSYTVLRALARQLAADKHLEELTLGVVQPQDIAYYVLFSAFFLFLTFRALESRNWRG; encoded by the coding sequence ATGAGAAACACCTGGGCCGTCTGCAAGCGCGAGTTCGCCGCGTATTTCCTCACGCCCGCGGGTTATGTCGTGACCGGTATCTTCGCCGTCGTCGTGGGGTTGGGATTTCGCGCCATGTTTCTGGACTATGCCCGGATGTCGCAGGCGCCGACCGACTACGGCTTCACGAGCGTGCCGGATTTCGAAGAGTTCTTCCTCCATCCGTATCTCGTGTTCGCCGGGATGATGATCGTGTTTCTGACACCCTTGATCACGATGCGGCTCATGGCGGAGGAACGGCATCGCGGCACGGCGGAGCAGCTGTTCACGCTGCCCTTGCGCGATAGCGAGATTGTCTTTGGCAAGTACCTCGCGGCGCTGGCCATGCTGGGCGTCATGATGACGGTCGTGGGCATTCACCTGGTCATCGTGGAGCGTTATGTCGCGATCGAGCCTGTCGTACTCGCTTGCGGATTGGCCGGCGTGTTTCTCATGGGCGCGGCATTTCTCAGCCTCGGTTTCTTCATTTCCTGCCTTGCGCAAACGCAGATCACCGCCGCGGCTTTCAGTTTCGGGCTGACCATGGTGCTGTTTTTCGCGGGCAACATAGCGGAGGACCTGCCCGAGCCGCGCGACATCGCCGCGGCGGGGGCTGGGCCGCTGCAGCCGCTGCTTATCGGAAGCTATACCGTGCTGCGCGCGCTCGCGCGGCAATTGGCGGCGGACAAGCACCTCGAGGAACTGACCCTGGGCGTCGTGCAGCCCCAGGATATCGCCTATTACGTCCTGTTCAGCGCCTTCTTCCTGTTTCTCACGTTTCGCGCGCTGGAAAGCCGGAACTGGAGGGGCTGA
- a CDS encoding ABC transporter ATP-binding protein, which yields MIEVEGLTKCYGPVAAIDDISFKIAPGEIVGFLGPNGAGKTTTIRILTGFAPATRGRATIAGYEVHAHPLEVKRRVGYLPERVPVYEEMTVSAFLRYVAEVKGVRRAARREEVDRVMAHCGVNDMAGRLVRNLSKGYRQRVGLAQALVGNPPVLILDEPTVGLDPRQIIEVRHLVRALAPEHTVLLSTHILPEAAMTCDRVIIMHCGRIAAEHRVDAGGPSLEELFLRAIGGDQAA from the coding sequence GTGATTGAAGTCGAAGGGTTGACCAAGTGCTACGGCCCCGTGGCGGCTATCGACGATATCTCATTCAAGATTGCGCCAGGCGAGATTGTAGGCTTTCTGGGGCCGAATGGGGCTGGCAAGACGACGACGATACGCATTCTGACGGGGTTCGCGCCCGCAACGCGGGGCCGCGCGACCATCGCCGGGTACGAGGTGCACGCGCATCCGCTGGAAGTGAAGCGCCGGGTCGGCTATCTGCCTGAGCGGGTGCCGGTCTACGAAGAGATGACGGTGTCGGCGTTTCTGCGCTACGTGGCCGAAGTGAAGGGGGTCCGGCGCGCGGCGCGGCGAGAGGAAGTGGACCGGGTAATGGCGCACTGCGGCGTGAACGACATGGCGGGACGGCTGGTCCGCAATCTTTCGAAAGGGTATCGTCAGCGGGTGGGTCTGGCGCAGGCGCTGGTGGGTAATCCGCCTGTGCTGATTCTGGATGAACCGACCGTGGGCCTGGACCCGCGGCAGATCATCGAGGTGCGCCACCTGGTCCGGGCGCTGGCGCCTGAGCACACCGTATTGCTCAGCACGCATATCCTGCCGGAAGCCGCCATGACTTGCGACCGGGTCATCATCATGCATTGCGGGCGTATTGCCGCGGAGCACCGCGTGGACGCGGGCGGCCCTTCGCTCGAAGAGTTGTTCCTTCGGGCCATCGGCGGGGACCAGGCGGCATGA